In Thermodesulfobacteriota bacterium, the genomic stretch CGCGGTCCCCGCGAGCTCTTCCGGCCTTGCGCCCCTTCCGAGCGGGACCCTTTCCCTTATGAACTCCATGAATGAGCTGTCGCCCGTCAAGTCCATGGTCATGTCCGTCTCGAACAAGCCGGGGCAGACCGCGTTCACCTGTATGTTGTGCTTGCCCCACTCGGCGGCAAGGGTCTTGGTAAGGAGTATCACCCCTGCCTTGCTCGCGTTATAGGCCGCCGATTCGGGAAATGCCGCGAGCCCGGCAACGCTCGCGATATTGATTATCTTGCCGGAGCGCTGCCGTATCATGTGCCTGCCCGCCTCCTTTGCGCAAAGGAGCTGTCCCCTGAGGTTAACGTCCAATACCGCGTCCCAGTCCTCTGTCTTCATATTCTCCGCGGAGGATATCCTGAAGATGCCCGCGTTATTGACGAGTATGTCTATTCTGCCGAGCTCTGCTATCGTCTTTTCGACCAATGTCCTTACGCTCCCCTCGTCTCCGACGTCGGCCTTAACGCCAATCGCGTTTCTCCCCAGGGCCATCACTCCGTCCACCGCTTCGCCAGTGTCGATTATATCCGATACAGCCACATCGGCGCCTGCGCCGGCGAGGCCAAGGGCCATTGCCCTGCCGAGCCCCCTTGCCCCGCCCGTCACGATGGCGACCTTGCCCGCCAGATCGAAAAGACCAGTCATAGCCCACCTCTGTTTCAATTTCGGAATAAAAACCGTTTGTGCGAACCGGACCTCTTATAAGTATACCAACCGCTGTTCAGTTTTGTTTTCTGGCAGGACAGCCGGCGCATTGCTGCTCTGCCGTGGAACTCTCGATTTGACAAGAGAGCAATATGGGTCAGAATAGAAATATAGAGAAGAGCATCTGTCCAGAAGGTGAATACCTTCCCCTCTGCTTTAAACCTCTTAGGACCGTTCACCAAGAATCACGCCACCTTCTCCCAAACAATCAATCTCGAGCGACAGGGGAACAAGAACCCCTTGAGGGGGAACCCTTCCGATAAAGGAGGTGCATGAGATGGCAAAGAGGCACATTCTGAGCGGCGTAATATCGGCAGCAACTCTTGCTGCGTTATCCATAACCGATGTCAATGCGGCTTCATTGGACGGAGCCTCTCTTATTAAAAAAGACCCCGCCACAGCCGAGGAACCCACGGTGGGGAGAGCCCCTATCCCCGTAGCCGAGGAGCCCACGGTGGGGAGAGCCCCTATCCCCGTAGCCGAGGAGCCCACGGTGGGGAGAGCCCCTATACCCGTAGCCGAGGAGCCCACGGTGGGGAGAGCCCCTATACCCGTAGCCGAGGAGCCCACGGTGGGGAGAGCCCCTATACCCATAGCCGAGGAGCCCACGGTGGGGAGAGCCCCTATACCCGTAGCCGAGGAACCCACGGTGACAAGGGCGCGTATTCCAGTGACCGTACCTGAAAGGCCTACTCAGGTTCCCGAGCCTGCGACCATGGCCATGCTTGGTGCAGCTTTTGGCGGGCTGTTTTTTACGCGTCGTTATTTGCGCGAACTGAAAAATCCTAAGCTGTAAAGGGTCCCCCCCTGTCGCCAAGTCCCGCTTTCAGGCGGGACTGGCCCCGCCATTCCGGCGGGGCTTTTTCGTCTACTCAATCGACTTGCCTTTTTCCAATCCCGGTGATGTAAATGATGCTGACCAGCGCCCAGTGCCGCGTAATAACGTGGTTTCCATTGGTTGTTTACGCCTATCACAAATATACATAGCCATTCCTACCCCACATTCCTGGTGTGAATTGAAATCCGGGCCGGTTCATATAGAATCGGTTTATGGGGACATAAGGAGGTATTGCCATGTCGGTAAAAAGACTTGAGGAATTCGAAGGCAGGCCCGAGGTCTTGAACGGAATAGACCTTAATAAGCTCCTCGCCTCGGTGGATGCGCTGAAAAACAACCCCGAGCTCGCGAAGTTCAAGTTCAGGCTGCACAACAGATGGATAGGAGGCGGGCACAACCGATCCCGGATAAGCGGGTTTTTCGGGGTCAGCCAGGAGAACAGGCACAGGCAGCCCTTCGAGCTCGACGGCGACGAACCCGATGTGCTGGCCGGCACGGATGAAGGGGCAAACCCGGTAGAGCACCTGCTTAACGCCCTTGCCGCCTGCCTTACCACGACGATGGTCTACCATGCGGCCCTGAGGAATATCAAGATAGACGAGCTCGAATCGGAGCTGGAGGGCGATATAGACCTGAGGGGCTTCCTCGGCCTGTCGAACGACGTGCGGCGTGGTTACCAGGACATCCGGGTAACCTTCAGGGTCAAGACCGACGAGAAGAACCTGGACAGGCTCAGGGCCTTGTCCAAGCTCTCGCCGGTGTTCGACGTCACGTCCAACGGCACCGCTATAGACGTACGGGTGGAAAGGAAATAGTCGAAACGGCTCACATGCATCAGGCGGGCCGCGCCAAGGCCCGCCATGCCTGGCAGCTTGGACGAAAAAAAACAGCCCTCCCCCGCTGCATGGGCTCACTCGCCTACGCTTCTCTTTTTTTCCAGATATATAATATTCATTTTAAAAAAAGTTAAAACCGTGGTAAATATTTTCATATTTGATTAAAAACATGGATCCTCCATGTCAAAATATTCAGCGAGCCGCATTAAAACAAAGACCAGATGAAATCAGCCGTTCAGTCGCGTTTACATTTTATCGGCCTTTTCGCCGCGCTGCTCGCGTTCCTCTTCGCCGGGAGCGCGTCCAGTGCGGAAGTCCCTGCCTCAATCCGAGTAGCCTCCGAGCGGGAGTTCAAGCCCTACGCCTTTGAAGACGCAAGCGGCAGGCCCGCCGGCTTCGGCGTAGAGCTAATAAGTGCTGTTGCAGAGGCTATGGACATCCCCGTGGAAATATATTCCGTCTCGTGGGATACCGCCTGGAACGGGCTTGTAGAGGGCCGCTTCGACGCGCTCCCGATCGTCGCGAAGCTTCCGAGCCGCGTACCCCTCGTCGACTTCAGCCTTCCTCATACCGAGACCTTTGATTCGTTTTTCGTCCGCGACGGCGCCCCCCTCATCAGGGACATCGCAGGGGCCGAAGGCAAGGAAATAATAGTCATGCGCTCGGACGCGGCCCACCACGCGCTTTTGGAGCGCGGGTTCAATGGCAAGGTCGTCCCTGTAGAGACCATCTCGGAAATGCTCCACCTACTCGCGTCCGGGAAATACGACGCGCTACTTTACCCGAAACTCCTCGGCATGATAATGATGAAAGACCTCAAGATAAAAGGTGTCGTGGCCGGGCCGACCATACCGGACTACAAGCGCGAGTTCTCCTTTGCGGTAAAGAAGGGAGACAGAGAGCTCCTTGAAAAACTCAACCAGGGCCTCCTCATAGTCAAATCCAACGGGGAATACGAGCGCATTTACAAAAAATGGTTCGGGTTCGAGAACCCGTGGCGGAGATACGTCGAATATTTCTGGCCAGTGATGGTCGTCTCAGCCGTGATAGCGGTTACGGCTTCCGTGAGCGCGGTAATGCTCCGGGGGATGGTAAGAAAGCGCACCGACGAGCTGGCTGAAAAGAACAGGCTCCTTAGCCTTGCAAGGGAAGAGCTGAACGACAGGGTCGTGCAGAGGACGGCGGAGCTTTTGAAGGCGAACGCCGCGCTCATGAGCGAGAACGCGGAGCGGAGGCTCGCCGAGGCCACTCTACGGGACAGCGAGGAGCGGTACCGGTCGCACATAGAAGTGACCGGCCAGATCGGCTGGTCCACTGACGCGGGAGGAAATGTCGTGGACGACATCCCGGCCTGGAGGAGGTACACCGGGCAGACCATGGATGAAATAAAGGGGGCGGGCTGGGCCAGGGCCGTCCATCCGGACGATTTAAACCGCACTATCGAGAAGTGGCAAAAGTCAATTACCGAAGGGGGCTTTTACGAGACGGAGTACAGGATCCGAAGGCTTGACGGCGCGTACCGCCATTTCATGGCCCGCGGCATACCCCTTTTCAGGGAGGACGGGAGGATACGGGAATGGGTGGGCACCTGCATAGACATAACCGAGCGGAAGCAGTCTGAAGACCTCCTGAGGAAGGCGCACGAGGAGCTGGAAACGAGGATCATAGAGCGCACGGCCGAGCTCAAGGCCGCCAACATGCGACTCAAGCAGGAGATAGCCGAGCGGGAGCGGATGGAGGACGAGCTTATAAAGGCGCAAAAGCTCGAATCGCTGGGAGTGTTCGCGGGCGGCATCGCCCACGACTTCAACAACCTCCTTCAGTCCATAACGAACAACATAGGCGTCGCCAGGCTTTACGCTTCTGAGAAAAACAGCGTGGAGGGCGCGCTGGGCGACGCTGAAACGGCGGCGAAGTACGCCTCGCAGCTTAGCCAGCGCCTCCTGACCTTCGCAAAGGGAGGCAGCCCCGTAAAGAAGGCCACCCCCGTATCCCGCCTTATAGAGGAATCTATCTGTATCTCGCTTAGCGGCTCGAATATCCTCACCGAGTGCGAAATCCCGGAGGGCCTGAGCCCCGTGGAAGCGGACGAGGGGCAGATAAACCAGGTGCTCAACAACCTGCTGATAAACGCCAAGGAGGCCATGCCCCGCGGCGGAAAGATAAGGATACGGGCCGAGGGCGTGAAGGCCGGCGAGAGCGACAATCTTTTCCTTAACGAAGGAGACTACGTGCGGATATCCGTGGAGGACCAGGGAGCAGGCATACCCGGGGAAAACCTCTTAAGGATATTCGACCCCTATTTCAGCACTAAGGAGCGGGGGGCGGAGAAGGGCACCGGGCTCGGGCTCTCGGTCTGCCACTCGATACTCATGAAGCACGGCGGGCTGATAAGCGTTGAGTCGAAGGTGGGCGTCGGCTCTATCTTCCATGTCTTCCTTCCCGCTTCAAAGGAGCCGCTTCCCGAGGCCGAGGACAGGGCGCCCGGATTTGGCTCGCCAGGCGGAAGGATATTGTTCATGGAGGACGAAAAGACCATGTGGAAGTCCGCCGGGCTGCTTCTCAAGACGATGGGGCTCGATGTGGAGTTCACGATGAACGGGGCTGAGGCCCTATCCCTTTATGAGAAGGCGCTCGGAGACGGGCGGCCGTTCGACGGCGTCATCCTCGACCTCACGATACCGGGGGGCATGGGAGGCAAGGAGACAATAGCGCGCCTCCGCGAGATCGACAGCGGCGTAAAGGCGATAGTCGTGAGCGGCTATACCGACGACCCGGTGATGACGAACTTCAGGGAATACGGTTTCGTGCGCGCCCTGGCAAAGCCGTACACGGTGGAGCAGCTGAATAACGCCGTCCGCGAGGAATTCGGAGGCGCCCGGCCCGCGTCCGCGGGGCTGAGCTGAAGTGAACCAGCCTGTTCTGAGATAGTAATCACCTGACACTTGACTGCTTTTAAATCGGAATAATACGCTTTATAGATTGCATACCCCTTTCCAGCGGAGGCCCCGGAAACAAAAATGCCGCAATCGCGAAGCGATTGCGGCATCGATTTTTCTTGGCGTCCCCACAGGGATTCGAACCCTGGTCGCCGCCGTGAAAGGGCGGTGTCCTTGGCCTCTAGACGATGGGGACTTTATGATTTATTTTTTCTTATGGTGAGCCGCCCGGGACTCGAACCCGGGACCACCTGCTTAAAAGGCAGATGCTCTACCAACTGAGCTAGCGGCTCATGGACCCTGGGGGGCATCGAACTTAGACAAAATAAAATATCACAGCACCCCTGGGTTGTCAAACGCAAAACCGGCACAGCCGGTTCAGGCCTCTGCCGCCAGCCTCTTCAGGGCATCCAGCGCCGCCTTCCTTCTTATGCTCTTGAACTTCAGGTATACCGTGCCGACGAAATCGTCCTGCTCGGCAGGCCTGAGCATACGGTAAAACCTTACGAGCCTGCGCTCCCTGGGAGCGAGATCGGACATGACCAACACGGATTTTCCCGAGGCGTTGAAAAAAAACGACGGGTCGCGGCCCAGCGCCTTCGCGAGCTTGAGCCATTCGTCTGTGGTTATCGGGATGGCCCCAAGTTCCTTCCGGACGTAGGTAGACCTGTCCACCCCGAGGCGCGCCGCAAGGTGCTCCTGCCTGAGGACAAGCTCTTCCCTGAGCTCTCTGAGCCTCGCGAGAATATCTCCGGTGCTGAAGGTGCCGCCCATATCCCTTATACTACCTTAACGAGCGTTCCAAGTCGAGATGCATGGCGACCACCGCGTATTCCCGGCAGATGCCCGGACCGGAATGGGGCTTGCCGGCCCCATGCAGAAGAACCCCTCAGCCCTTCACCGTCCGCCTGAGAAAGTCCTTGACCTCGTACAGAAGGTCTCTTGCCTGATATATGCGAAAAAGCGATTCGTTCTCGGTGTAGTCGATTGCGGCGCTGTAGCCCCATTCCTTTCTCGACTCCAGGAGCTTCTCCAGGAAAGGGTCCAGCTTGGAGCTGAACTTCTGAAGCGAGTTGACGAAGCCCGTAAACGAGCTCGCCTGCGCCTTGACCGTACCGGCAGTGAGGAACGCAGCCAGGGCCGCATGGACCGAGGAATAGCAGGCAAGCGTCATGGCCGGGTTGTAAAGGCCGCTCTTATGCAGCGCCTCTGCCGCATGAAAGTACTCCTCGGCCATACGGAACTCGACCTTTATCCTCTCAGCGCTTCTGGACCTCAAAAGCAAAGCCTCGCGGGAAGAGGTGATTCCCGGCATTGATGAACTGGTTAACATAAAAAACCTTGACTCGCGTCGTATTAGGCACGCGGGATTTTAAATACCTGAAATCCAGGCCATTGTCAATATCCCTATGAGCCGGCCCGGTATTTGTCTCGAAATAAAACGCCTATATTTCTTTTTCGGACGAGCGGGCGGATTCTTTAATTTACAAAAAGGACGGGCCCCTTTAACAGATTGTCCGTAAACCGTCTTTATAGTATTATTGTGTAATGCGCTGGATCCTCGGCCGTTACATACTCAAGGAGATATGGACCCCGTTTCTCCTGAGCCTCGTCATATTGACCGCGATTTCGCTACTTACAAAGGCGGTCCGGATAGTAGAGCTCCTGCTCGTGCAGGGCGTTGGCGGCGGGTTCATCCTGTGGTTCATCGTCTCGGTGCTGCCGTCGCTCCTTCTCTACACCCTTCCCATCGCATTTCTCATAGGCGTCCTCGTGGCGTTCACGCGGCTCAGCTCCGACAGCGAGCTTACGGCCATGAAGGCCTCGGGCCTGAGCCTTTACGCGGCGCTCCGGCCCGTCCTTCTTTTCGCGGCGTTCGTGTACGCGGCGAGCCTCGTCGTTACCCTTTACCTCTTCCCCTGGGGGAACCTCACTCTCAAGAACCTCGTCTACGAGGCCTCAAAGGAAAGGTTCATCTCCGGCCTCGAGGAAAAGACATTTTACGACAGTTTCAAGGGCTTCGTCATCTATATAGACAAGATAAACCTCAAGAACGGAGAGATGGAAGGCATATTCATCTCGGAGTCCGGCGGCGAGGGCGAGCCGAGCCTCTTCTTCGCTGCAGGCGGCGTGTTTTCCCCGGCAACCGACCGCCACACGGTCTATCTCAAGCTGAACGACGGGGTAATGCACCGGAAGACCGAGGGCGACCGCACCTATCACATAGCCGATTTCTCCTCGTACACACTTGAGCTCGGCCTCTCGGGCCAGCCCGGCTCCGCCGGCGAAAGGCGCAACAAGGAAATGTACGCCGGAGAGCTGCGGGATAAGATAGAGCTTGCAAAGGCATCCGGCGAAGACCCTTCACGCCACATAATAGACCTGCATAAGAGGTTCGCCATCCCCTCGTCCGTCTTCGTCTTCGCGCTCCTGGGGGTCCCGCTGGGGCTTCAGAAGATACGGGTTGCGCGCTTTACGGGCTTCTCGATAGCCATAGGCGTGGTGCTCGTATATTACCTCCTCTCAACGGGCTTCGAGGCCCTTGGCGAGAGCGGCTCGTTAAACCCGTTCGTCGCTGTCTGGGCGACCGACTTCGTCTTCCTAGTCGCGGGCCTTTTTGTATTCTCACGGACATCGGCCGACAGGCCGGCAAACCCGCTGATGATGTTCCGCGCGGGGAGGTCGAGATGAAGGTACTGCAGAAATACCTCCTCCGCGAGTTCCTCAAGCTCGCCGCCATCGCCGCGGCAGGCTTCGTCGTGCTCTTCGTGACGGTCGATATTTTCGAGAACATGGACAGCCTCATGGAGCACAAGGTCCCGCTCGTCTCAGCCGCGGGGTTCTTCCTTTACAAGATACCTTTCATAATAAGCCAGGTCCTGCCGGTCGCGCTCCTGGTGGCGACGTTCGTCTCTCTCGGCCTCCTCTCAAGGCACGGCGAGATAACTGCTGTAAAAGCCGGGGGCGTGCGGGTGCTCCGGGCGGCCTTGCCACTTCTTGCCGCGGGGCTCGTCGCAAGCGCCGGCGTGATACTCATGAACGAATACGTAACGCCGACCGCCATGAAAAAGGCCGATTCCTTCCGGCAGAGGTGGCTCGGCGCACAGGAAGGGAGCTTCGGCAGGGAAGGCCTCTGGATAAAGACCTCCGAGGGCATACTGAACGCGAAAAACATGGACCCCGACGGCAGCCGCCTTCACGGCGTGACATATTATTTCATCGGAAAGCCCTTCACGCCCACGGGCCGGGTCCATTCGAGGACGGCCGTCTGGAAAGGGAGCGCATGGGCCGCAGAGGAAGCGACGGTCTGGAATTTCACACCGGGGAGAGAGGCCCAGATGACTGAAAGGGCCTCTTTTATACTTCCGGGGCTCGCGAAGCCGGAAGAGATGATAAACATGGAGAGCTTCCAGCGGAACATGGGCTTCATGGACTTAAGGGAATACGTGAAAGACCTCGAAAAGGAGGGCTACGAGGCGACCCGGTTCAAAACCGACCTCTGGAGCAAGCTCTCATTCCCGCTCGTCAACTTCATAATGGTGCTCGTGGGCATCCCCTTCGCCCTACGGACAGGAAGGCAAAGCGGCATAGCAGCCGGAATAGGCCTGAGCATCGTTATCGCTTTCAGCTACTGGGGGGTGTACGCGCTTACGAGGTCGCTCGGACAGAGCCAGCTCGTGCCGCCGTTCCTCGCGGCTTTCTTCCCGGATATACTTTTTGTCGCAATCGGCGCGCTGATGCTGGGGTATGTGAGGGAGTAGGGGCAAATACAAGCTGGTTACGCTAAGACAAGAGAATTACTCGAAACGCACCCGTTGATAATTTGGCATTACTTTGATTTGTGCAAAAAAAGCGTCAGCAAATTCGACAACAGAACTAATTGCCCAAAAAGCACAACCCGCTCCGAGGCATTTGTCAGGGAAAAAAGGATTTCCGCTATTTTTCATCATTTTATTTTCAGGAAAATATGATTTCAAAGAATCGCCCAATTCGTGTGGAATATCACTACAGACATCCTCTGGCATGAAATGAACAAGCGTATTACGTAATTTTATTACTAAAGCGACCTCTTGGAATGGAGTTTTTCCTTTATCGAATGGCTTTAGCCCACAACATTCCATTGCTATATTATATTTTTCAAGTATTGATTTATGTATTCTTCGTGATCCATAAAACCATTCTTTCCACTTCGCTCCGAGTAAACCTATTGCTTTTTTACTGAGCGGTTCGATATAACTCAAATCCTTCTTATCTGTGGCATCTTGGTATAATTCATTAATGGCAGATTCAAGAAAAGCCACAGAGGAAAGAATAGTTCCATTAATCAACGCTCGATGTCTAATATCAAATTTTGATTTTTCTCCCGAGTGCATTTTTTCCAATGCTTGCGCTTCATCAGCAAACATCCTTGCTGCCCAAAGATGATGGCTTGAAAAATAATTTCGCATTGAAATGCGAAGTTCAAAAATGTCACTACTCATATTATAAATGGCATTATCAAAACCTTAAATCAGCCGGGTAGGGTACGCTGTGCGCACCATCGATGTGAGCCCGCCTGAGATTGCTTCGGGGCCTCGCCCCTCGCAATGACGACCTGAATCTCCCCCTTTTTCTAAAGGGGGACGAAGGGGGATTTGTTATGGTGCGCATAGCGCACCATAACAAGATAATCTCCACCGTCTCCTCTTTAAAAAAGAGGGGCGTTTTTCCTACGCCCCCGTCTTCTCCGCCTGCCTCTTGGCTACCCTTATAAAGAGATCGTCGAGCTGCTTCTGGTCCACTACCGACGGCGCGTCGCTCATGAGGTCAGTGCCCTTCTGCGTCTTGGGGAAGGCTATTACGTCCCTGATGGACTCCGATCCCGTCATTATGGCGAGTATCCTATCGAGGCCGAAGGCTATGCCGCCGTGCGGGGGCGTGCCGAACTTCAATGCATCTAGGAGGAAGCCGAACCTTGCCTTTGCCTCCTCCTCGGCTATGCCGAGCATCTTGAATACACGGGCCTGCACGTCGCTCCTGTGTATCCTTATGGAGCCGCCTCCTATTTCGCTGCCGTTCAATACGAGGTCATAGGCCTTTGCCCTGACGCTAAGGGGCGCGCTCTCCATCCTGTCGATGTCCTCGTCCATCGGAGAGGTGAATGGGTGGTGGACAGCCACGTGCCTCTTCTCGGCCTCGTCGTACTCGAACATCGGGAAGTCGGTCACCCAGACGAAGCTCGTGCCCTCTTTCGGGATAAGGCCGAGCCTTCCGCCGATGTTGAGCCTCAAGCGCCCGAGCACGGTATTGGCTATCGAGGGCTTATCCGCCCCGAAGAGGAGGAGGTCGCCTGTCGCCGCGCCAGTGGCCTTTGCTATGCCTTCCTTTTCCGCGTCGCTCAGGAACTTGGCGATGGGCGACTGCCAGCCTTCTTCGGTTATCTTCACCCAAGCGAGCCCCTTTGCGCCGAAAGAGACGGCGAACTCGGTGAGGTCGTCGAGGTCCTTCCTCGAAAAAGAGGCCCCGCCCTTTACGCATAGCGCCTTCACGATTCCGCCTTTCGATACTGCGTCCGCAAAGACCTTGAAGCCCGAGCCTGAAAGGAGGGTCGAAAGGTCGACGAGCTCGAGGCCGAACCTGACGTCAGGGTTATCCACCCCGTACCTGCCGATTGCTTCCGAATAGGTGAGCCTCGGGAAAGGCGGCTTAAGCTCCACGCCCGCCTCCTTGAAGAGCCGCACGATAAGCCCTTCCATCAGGGCCATCACGTCTTCCCTGTCCACAAAGCTCATCTCCGCGTCTATCTGCGTGAACTCGGGCTGGCGGTCCGCGCGAAGGTCCTCGTCCCTGAAGCACTTGACTACCTGGAAGTACCTGTCGAACCCGGCTATCATCAGTATCTGCTTAAAAAGCTGCGGCGACTGCGGCAGGGCGAAGAAGCTCCCGGGGTTAAGCCTGCTCGGCACGAGGAAGTCCCTCGCGCCCTCGGGGGTGCTCTTCGTAAGGACAGGTGTTTCCATCTCGATAAAGCCGTTCTCCGCGAGATAGTTCCTGGCGGCCATGGCCACCCTGTGCCTCAGCATCAGCTTTTTCTGCAGCTCTGGCCTCCGGAGGTCGAGGTACCTGTATGTGAGCCTCGTCGTCTCGGACACGTCGGTGTCGTCCTCTATCATGAAGGGGAGCGTTTCCGAGTCGTTCAGGATCCTGAGCTCGTGCACCTCTATCTCGACCTCGCCGGTAGGGATGTTCGGGTTGTCCGTCCCCTCCGGGCGCTTCCTTACGAGGCCCTCGATCGCCAGCACGAACTCGTTCCTC encodes the following:
- a CDS encoding glucose 1-dehydrogenase, which encodes MTGLFDLAGKVAIVTGGARGLGRAMALGLAGAGADVAVSDIIDTGEAVDGVMALGRNAIGVKADVGDEGSVRTLVEKTIAELGRIDILVNNAGIFRISSAENMKTEDWDAVLDVNLRGQLLCAKEAGRHMIRQRSGKIINIASVAGLAAFPESAAYNASKAGVILLTKTLAAEWGKHNIQVNAVCPGLFETDMTMDLTGDSSFMEFIRERVPLGRGARPEELAGTAVFLASRASDYVTGHALVIDGGWTAML
- a CDS encoding PEP-CTERM sorting domain-containing protein, with product MAKRHILSGVISAATLAALSITDVNAASLDGASLIKKDPATAEEPTVGRAPIPVAEEPTVGRAPIPVAEEPTVGRAPIPVAEEPTVGRAPIPVAEEPTVGRAPIPIAEEPTVGRAPIPVAEEPTVTRARIPVTVPERPTQVPEPATMAMLGAAFGGLFFTRRYLRELKNPKL
- a CDS encoding OsmC family protein; translated protein: MSVKRLEEFEGRPEVLNGIDLNKLLASVDALKNNPELAKFKFRLHNRWIGGGHNRSRISGFFGVSQENRHRQPFELDGDEPDVLAGTDEGANPVEHLLNALAACLTTTMVYHAALRNIKIDELESELEGDIDLRGFLGLSNDVRRGYQDIRVTFRVKTDEKNLDRLRALSKLSPVFDVTSNGTAIDVRVERK
- a CDS encoding transporter substrate-binding domain-containing protein, giving the protein MKSAVQSRLHFIGLFAALLAFLFAGSASSAEVPASIRVASEREFKPYAFEDASGRPAGFGVELISAVAEAMDIPVEIYSVSWDTAWNGLVEGRFDALPIVAKLPSRVPLVDFSLPHTETFDSFFVRDGAPLIRDIAGAEGKEIIVMRSDAAHHALLERGFNGKVVPVETISEMLHLLASGKYDALLYPKLLGMIMMKDLKIKGVVAGPTIPDYKREFSFAVKKGDRELLEKLNQGLLIVKSNGEYERIYKKWFGFENPWRRYVEYFWPVMVVSAVIAVTASVSAVMLRGMVRKRTDELAEKNRLLSLAREELNDRVVQRTAELLKANAALMSENAERRLAEATLRDSEERYRSHIEVTGQIGWSTDAGGNVVDDIPAWRRYTGQTMDEIKGAGWARAVHPDDLNRTIEKWQKSITEGGFYETEYRIRRLDGAYRHFMARGIPLFREDGRIREWVGTCIDITERKQSEDLLRKAHEELETRIIERTAELKAANMRLKQEIAERERMEDELIKAQKLESLGVFAGGIAHDFNNLLQSITNNIGVARLYASEKNSVEGALGDAETAAKYASQLSQRLLTFAKGGSPVKKATPVSRLIEESICISLSGSNILTECEIPEGLSPVEADEGQINQVLNNLLINAKEAMPRGGKIRIRAEGVKAGESDNLFLNEGDYVRISVEDQGAGIPGENLLRIFDPYFSTKERGAEKGTGLGLSVCHSILMKHGGLISVESKVGVGSIFHVFLPASKEPLPEAEDRAPGFGSPGGRILFMEDEKTMWKSAGLLLKTMGLDVEFTMNGAEALSLYEKALGDGRPFDGVILDLTIPGGMGGKETIARLREIDSGVKAIVVSGYTDDPVMTNFREYGFVRALAKPYTVEQLNNAVREEFGGARPASAGLS
- a CDS encoding helix-turn-helix transcriptional regulator produces the protein MGGTFSTGDILARLRELREELVLRQEHLAARLGVDRSTYVRKELGAIPITTDEWLKLAKALGRDPSFFFNASGKSVLVMSDLAPRERRLVRFYRMLRPAEQDDFVGTVYLKFKSIRRKAALDALKRLAAEA
- a CDS encoding HEPN domain-containing protein; the encoded protein is MRSRSAERIKVEFRMAEEYFHAAEALHKSGLYNPAMTLACYSSVHAALAAFLTAGTVKAQASSFTGFVNSLQKFSSKLDPFLEKLLESRKEWGYSAAIDYTENESLFRIYQARDLLYEVKDFLRRTVKG
- the lptF gene encoding LPS export ABC transporter permease LptF, which produces MRWILGRYILKEIWTPFLLSLVILTAISLLTKAVRIVELLLVQGVGGGFILWFIVSVLPSLLLYTLPIAFLIGVLVAFTRLSSDSELTAMKASGLSLYAALRPVLLFAAFVYAASLVVTLYLFPWGNLTLKNLVYEASKERFISGLEEKTFYDSFKGFVIYIDKINLKNGEMEGIFISESGGEGEPSLFFAAGGVFSPATDRHTVYLKLNDGVMHRKTEGDRTYHIADFSSYTLELGLSGQPGSAGERRNKEMYAGELRDKIELAKASGEDPSRHIIDLHKRFAIPSSVFVFALLGVPLGLQKIRVARFTGFSIAIGVVLVYYLLSTGFEALGESGSLNPFVAVWATDFVFLVAGLFVFSRTSADRPANPLMMFRAGRSR
- the lptG gene encoding LPS export ABC transporter permease LptG; this translates as MKVLQKYLLREFLKLAAIAAAGFVVLFVTVDIFENMDSLMEHKVPLVSAAGFFLYKIPFIISQVLPVALLVATFVSLGLLSRHGEITAVKAGGVRVLRAALPLLAAGLVASAGVILMNEYVTPTAMKKADSFRQRWLGAQEGSFGREGLWIKTSEGILNAKNMDPDGSRLHGVTYYFIGKPFTPTGRVHSRTAVWKGSAWAAEEATVWNFTPGREAQMTERASFILPGLAKPEEMINMESFQRNMGFMDLREYVKDLEKEGYEATRFKTDLWSKLSFPLVNFIMVLVGIPFALRTGRQSGIAAGIGLSIVIAFSYWGVYALTRSLGQSQLVPPFLAAFFPDILFVAIGALMLGYVRE
- the aspS gene encoding aspartate--tRNA ligase produces the protein MFEKMGGWRRSSYCGDLSRADIGKKACLMGWVQRRRDHGGLIFIDLRDRAGIVQLVFSPNSPNEVHKRAHGLRNEFVLAIEGLVRKRPEGTDNPNIPTGEVEIEVHELRILNDSETLPFMIEDDTDVSETTRLTYRYLDLRRPELQKKLMLRHRVAMAARNYLAENGFIEMETPVLTKSTPEGARDFLVPSRLNPGSFFALPQSPQLFKQILMIAGFDRYFQVVKCFRDEDLRADRQPEFTQIDAEMSFVDREDVMALMEGLIVRLFKEAGVELKPPFPRLTYSEAIGRYGVDNPDVRFGLELVDLSTLLSGSGFKVFADAVSKGGIVKALCVKGGASFSRKDLDDLTEFAVSFGAKGLAWVKITEEGWQSPIAKFLSDAEKEGIAKATGAATGDLLLFGADKPSIANTVLGRLRLNIGGRLGLIPKEGTSFVWVTDFPMFEYDEAEKRHVAVHHPFTSPMDEDIDRMESAPLSVRAKAYDLVLNGSEIGGGSIRIHRSDVQARVFKMLGIAEEEAKARFGFLLDALKFGTPPHGGIAFGLDRILAIMTGSESIRDVIAFPKTQKGTDLMSDAPSVVDQKQLDDLFIRVAKRQAEKTGA